One window of Misgurnus anguillicaudatus chromosome 13, ASM2758022v2, whole genome shotgun sequence genomic DNA carries:
- the LOC141369260 gene encoding uncharacterized protein F54H12.2-like, producing the protein MLYLRLKITRPNGGDIADPAPVGLINYAGATVFSQLDLSLGDRLISQSSSTYPYRCIIECLMNYSKDTLESLFTAGLFYKDTAGHTDVHDPVGRNRGLLKRSTFSHGSQPVELLVPIHGDIFFQEKLLINGVDVKIRLIRGKDEFCLMRSDDVAYKVKILSASLFVKKVSVSPSVRLGHAQALLSTTAKYPVDRVCLKTISLPTGSRVSNQENLFLGTLPKSIVLGMVDNDALSGAYDKNPFTFNHYDLEFLAIYVDGKQIPSKPLQPDFESGSAAREYYQLVMSTGRHLKNHALAIDRDEFLAGYTLFAFNLTPDEECGQHLSLVKSGNIRLEARFKNPLPRTITMIIYAVFD; encoded by the coding sequence ATGCTCTATCTCCGCCTTAAAATCACGAGACCTAACGGCGGTGACATCGCTGACCCCGCGCCTGTAGGGCTAATAAACTATGCAGGGGCGACCGTTTTTTCACAGCTGGATTTAAGCCTCGGCGACCGCTTGATCTCTCAGAGCTCAAGCACGTACCCTTACAGATGCATCATAGAGTGTCTcatgaactacagtaaagacaCTCTGGAATCTCTTTTCACGGCCGGTTTGTTTTACAAGGACACCGCGGGACACACGGACGTCCACGACCCCGTTGGGCGAAACAGGGGACTGCTAAAGAGATCGACCTTCTCGCACGGCAGTCAACCGGTAGAGCTGCTAGTGCCTATTCACGGCGACATTttctttcaagaaaaattaCTGATAAATGGCGTCGACGTTAAAATACGCCTGATCAGGGGGAAGGACGAATTCTGTCTGATGAGGAGCGATGACGTGGCCTACAAAGTAAAAATCTTGTCGGCATCCCTATTTGTCAAGAAAGTAAGCGTGTCGCCATCAGTCAGACTGGGGCACGCCCAGGCACTGCTCAGCACGACGGCCAAGTACCCTGTCGACAGAGTATGTCTCAAAACCATCTCTCTACCTACAGGATCGCGCGTTTCGAATCAAGAAAATCTGTTTTTAGGAACACTACCGAAATCAATCGTCCTGGGGATGGTTGATAACGACGCTTTATCCGGAGCTTATGATAAAAACCCATTCACTTTCAATCATTACGATTTGGAGTTTCTAGCCATCTACGTCGACGGTAAACAAATACCATCAAAACCGCTGCAACCTGATTTCGAATCGGGCTCCGCAGCGCGTGAATATTACCAGCTGGTAATGTCCACGGGGAGACATCTGAAAAACCACGCTCTCGCGATCGATAGAGACGAATTTCTGGCCGGATACACGCTGTTTGCATTTAATCTCACCCCCGACGAAGAGTGCGGACAACATCTATCGCTGGTCAAGTCCGGGAACATCAGGCTGGAAGCACGATTTAAAAATCCGCTACCCCGCACCATCACCATGATTATTTATGCAGTGTTTGATTAG
- the LOC129434989 gene encoding uncharacterized protein: MDRSTGNATCHGALIDFQGVCFADSTTDDVPREPSDDQIIDLTIEHEEEVIELSDPLWEEGFNGDEAEVLPLYENCLGCNECEPGCSTSQQNGWDRTSGASEHSANVDDDDDEADWSRSQINAWDQASWSSYNGLPASGQQTPNSIRHSVDENNEWDQASWSSYIGSPASGQQTPNSIRPSVDENNSWDQASWSSYIGSPASGQQTPNSIQPSDDENNDESLEQVENPQRFHEFENRILARIEELSNQLHSRLDTFDHQLRQIYGQHDSHGAGLDRQHATIEEIAHDLRHQIQAAENSFRRLHDLTFEQMRERQLMFEAVCAMFFPIFYP, from the exons ATGGATCGTTCTACAG GTAACGCTACATGCCACGGCGCCCTTATTGACTTTCAAGGTGTTT GTTTTGCCGATTCGACCACGGATGATGTTCCCCGCGAACCGAGTGATGATCAGATCATAGACCTGACCATCGAACACGAGGAGGAAGTGATAGAACTTTCAGATCCCTTGTGGGAGGAGGGGTTCAACGGCGACGAGGCAGAGGTCCTACCGCTATACG AAAACTGTCTTGGGTGTAACGAATGTGAGCCCGGCTGTAGCACCTCGCAGCAGAACGGTTGGGATCGGACATCTGGGGCTAGCGAGCATAGCGCGAATGTtgacgatgatgatgatgaggcgGACTGGTCCAGGTCGCAGATAAACGCTTGGGATCAAGCCTCGTGGTCCAGCTACAACGGGTTACCGGCTAGTGGTCAACAGACTCCGAACAGTATCCGGCATTCCGTTGACGAAAATAACGAATGGGATCAAGCCTCCTGGTCCAGCTACATCGGGTCACCGGCTAGTGGTCAACAGACACCGAACAGTATCCGGCCTTCCGTTGACGAAAATAACTCGTGGGATCAAGCCTCGTGGTCCAGCTACATCGGGTCACCGGCTAGTGGTCAACAGACTCCGAACAGTATCCAGCCTTCCGATGACGAAAATAACGATGAAAGCTTAGAACAGGTTGAAAATCCTCAACGGTTTCATGAATTTGAGAACAGAATACTGGCTCGAATTGAAGAGCTTAGTAACCAGCTTCATAGCAGATTAGACACTTTCGACCACCAACTACGACAGATTTATGGGCAGCATGATTCTCATGGTGCCGGGCTAGATAGACAACATGCAACCATAGAGGAAATAGCTCATGATTTACGCCACCAAATTCAGGCTGCAGAAAATTCATTCAGGCGTTTGCACGACTTAACATTTGAGCAGATGAGAGAAAGACAGCTAATGTTTGAAGCCGTTTGTGCTATGTTTTTCCCAATATTTTATCCATAG
- the LOC129434987 gene encoding uncharacterized protein, whose amino-acid sequence MKNSTPEERAAEVQRAKASGRDWVYNNRTWDFNQLCVLLPDRRSRVTMVKELLRRGFFIMNQPRDSESDGDLEEEAAVAGPSDLPQTRVVKRWAPAITDCQKILRVAKSDVLRIQRDVQVGRELSSTHKTLYRYYCEALLVFVHMQRPRAVEALTDSEWVNRTELGDRVVIGVQRGTTSSMQIALTQEEQACLELYFTTIRPESVQSEKLCKTFFVSSSGVDVHSVSRDMNRFHKLYKLAPFSSQCVRGAVEAAAEKLPVQQQGALQHYLGLSAGAFQPQDVVDAALLLESLSRTSVDETSLTSSGTAQKDFIEFVARFPVSIEGQPPSKKKRVESGFPDDRVFYDKWRITQYAQRQEYLLSHFTVRKPSAAKVARLIMQEGWKVNCPKPEDIERLWVPPTKVAVEDDKFILSCVSQQTWSGLAIKDFGAKQGLGVVATRQFSQHDIVCDYHGRVISGAEGRAKMEGLNDRVPVFLQGWTERPVRGCPDLPL is encoded by the exons ATGAAGAACAGCACGCCTGAGGAAAGAGCAGCTGAAGTTCAGAGAGCCAAAGCTTCGGGCAGAGACTGGGTCTACAACAACAGGACCTGGGACTTCAACCAGCTCTGTGTTCTCCTGCCTGACAGACGCTCTCGGGTCACCATGGTCAAGGAGCTTCTTAGACGTGGTTTTTTCATCATGAACCAGCCCCGGGACTCTGAGTCTGACGGTGACCTGGAAGAAGAAGCTGCTGTTGCTGGTCCGTCTGATCTTCCTCAAAC CCGGGTCGTTAAAAGGTGGGCTCCTGCCATAACAGACTGCCAGAAGATTTTGCGAGTGGCAAAGTCAGACGTGCTCAGGATCCAGAGGGACGTCCAGGTGGGCAGAGAGCTCTCCAGCACCCACAAGACGCTGTACCGTTACTACTGCGAGGCGCTGTTGGTGTTTGTCCACATGCAGCGTCCACGAGCTGTGGAAGCCTTGACT GATTCAGAGTGGGTGAACAGGACCGAGCTGGGTGACAGGGTTGTGATTGGCGTACAAAGGGGCACAACCTCGAGTATGCAGATCGCTCTGACCCAAGAAGAGCAAGCT TGCTTGGAGCTGTACTTCACCACCATCAGGCCTGAGAGCGTTCAGTCTGAAAAGCTTTGCAAGACCTTCTTTGTCTCGTCGTCCGGCGTGGATGTTCACAGTGTCTCACGGGACATGAATCGGTTCCATAAATT GTACAAGCTGGCTCCTTTCTCTTCCCAGTGTGTGCGAGGGGCTGTTGAGGCGGCTGCAGAAAAGCTCCCGGTGCAACAACAGGGAGCATTGCAGCATTACCTGGGCCTCAGCGCTGGTGCATTTCAGCCTCAGGATGTCGTCGACGCAGCTCTGCTGCTTGAGTCATTGTCCAG GACTTCCGTGGATGAGACATCTTTGACCTCCAGCGGTACAGCACAGAAGGACTTTATTGAGTTTGTGGCCAGATTTCCTGTTTCCATCGAGGGTCAGCCACCATCCAAGAAGAAGCGGGTCGAATCTGGTTTTCCAGATGACCGCGTTTTTTATGACAAGTGGAGGATCACCCAGTATGCCCAGAGACAGGAATATCTGCTGT CACATTTCACAGTCCGCAAGCCTTCGGCAGCAAAGGTGGCACGCCTTATCATGCAGGAGGGCTGGAAGGTCAACTGTCCTAAGCCGGAGGACATCGAACGGCTGTGGGTGCCACCCACGAAGGTAGCAGTTGAAGATGACAAGTTCATCCTCAGCTGTGTATCTCAGCAGACCTGGTCAGGCCTGGCCATCAAAGACTTCGGTGCCAAGCAAGGTTTAG GAGTCGTTGCGACCCGGCAGTTCTCCCAGCACGACATTGTCTGTGACTACCATGGCAGGGTCATCTCAGGGGCTGAAGGGAGGGCCAAGATGGAAGGACTGAATGACCGGGTACCTGTTTTTCTTCAAGGCTGGACAGAGAGACCTGTGCGTGGATGCCCAGACCTTCCCCTGTGA